A stretch of the Lytechinus variegatus isolate NC3 chromosome 5, Lvar_3.0, whole genome shotgun sequence genome encodes the following:
- the LOC121415898 gene encoding peroxisomal multifunctional enzyme type 2-like has product MGEDLRFDGRVALVTGAGGGLGKEYALLLAARGASVVVNDLGGDRAGQGKSAMAADQVVSEIRSKGGKAVPNYDSVEDGDKLVQTALDNYGRIDIVINNAGILRDRSFARISDVDWDLIQRVHLRGSFLVTRAAWPHMKKQKYGRIIMTSSASGLYGNFGQANYSAAKLGLVGLSNTLSREGAKYNIFCNTIAPVAASRLTQDIMPPDIFEKLKPDYVAPMVAYLGHEDCKSTGGIYECGAGWAAKLRWQRTAGANCLKPNQPYTIEQVRDNWEEICNFDGKVTYPSSSQDSMMFMLESFNAGSSDEESPASSSSDTGGDGDDDGGFNPSKAIGFEMQPLDFEYTSRDVILYALGVGVSTTQPDYLKFLFELNEDFCVLPTFGVIPAFAGLSNLTSVPGLQTIDVTRILHGEQYLELKKPLSTSMKLTNKPMVVDIVDKKSGALIITNVNSYDENGELVVVNQNVVFLVGAGGFGGKRSSPHLKETVKAPSREPDASMKEKTSVDQAALYRLSGDYNPLHIDPSFAAMGGFKQPILHGLCSFGFACRHVLKQYANNDVTKFKSIKVRFSKPVLPGQTIQTDMWQEGSRIHFQSKVAETGAVCISGAYVDLHGGAELTNAAGNQPPSPGLKSEMVLSAANEIVSSSPDLVKKVNGVIQFNITSNGKVAAVWTFDLKGTGGVYQGEPKSGKANATVTVSDDDFVALASGALQPQTAFFSGKIKIKGQIMLLQKLLPLFQSFVKGKL; this is encoded by the exons gtCTTGGGAAAGAATATGCTCTCCTTCTTGCAGCAAGGGGGGCCTCGGTCGTGG tCAACGACCTTGGAGGAGACAGAGCCGGTCAAGGAAAGAGTGCGATGGCCGCTGATCAAGTTGTGAGTGAAATCAGATCAAAAGGAGGAAAGGCTGTTCCCAATTAtg ATTCTGTTGAGGATGGAGATAAGCTTGTGCAAACTGCCCTTGATAACTATGGAAGGATCG ATATCGTTATCAACAATGCTGGCATTCTCAGAGATCGTTCGTTTGCAAGGATCAGTGATGTCGACTGGg ATCTGATTCAGAGAGTTCATCTACGGGGTTCATTTCTTGTTACCAGGGCAGCGTGGCCTCACATGAAGAAACAGAAGTATGGTCGCatcattatgacatcatcagcttcaGGTCTCTATGGAAACTTTGGACAAGCAAACTATAGTGCAG CCAAACTTGGCTTGGTTGGACTGAGCAACACACTGTCGAGAGAGGGCGCCAAATATAACATCTTCTGCAATACCATTGCCCCAGTGGCAGCTTCTAGACTCACTCAAGACATCATGCCACCAG ATATTTTTGAGAAGTTGAAGCCTGACTACGTGGCTCCTATGGTAGCCTACCTCGGCCATGAAGATTGTAAATCAACAGGAGGGATCTATGAATGTGGAGCAGGATGGGCAGCTAAAT TACGATGGCAGAGGACAGCAGGTGCTAATTGTCTAAAGCCTAATCAGCCATATACAATTGAACAGG ttcGTGACAACTGGGAAGAGATCTGTAATTTTGACGGGAAGGTCACTTATCCATCAAGTTCGCAAG ACTCCATGATGTTTATGTTGGAGAGTTTCAATGCTGGATCTTCTGATGAGGAATCCCCAGCTAGCTCTAGTAGTGATACAGGtggagatggtgatgacgatggtggtttCAATCCA TCAAAAGCGATAGGGTTCGAGATGCAGCCTCTGGATTTTGAATACACATCCAGAGATGTCATTCTCTATGCTCTTGGAG TTGGTGTATCAACCACCCAGCCAGACTACCTCAAGTTCCTGTTTGAGTTGAACGAAGATTTCTGTGTACTGCCGACATTTGGAGTAATCCCAGCATTTGCTGGACTATCAAACCTAACCTCCGTCCCGGGATTACAGACCATCGATGTGACAAGG ATCCTCCATGGTGAGCAGTATTTAGAACTCAAGAAACCATTGAGTACCTCCATGAAACTCACCAACAAACCGATGGTGGTGGACATCGTGGACAAGAAGTCTGGCGCCCTCATCATCACAAATG TGAACTCCTACGATGAAAACGGTGAGCTGGTCGTCGTCAATCAGAATGTGGTTTTCCTAGTTGGAGCAGGAGGTTTTGGAGGAAAACGATCCTCTCCTCACCTCAAG GAAACTGTGAAAGCACCATCCCGTGAACCCGATGCCTCTATGAAAGAGAAGACGTCTGTAGATCAGGCTGCCCTTTATAGGCTTAGCGGAGACTACAATCCTCTTCATATTGATCCATCCTTTGCTGCTATGGGAG GATTCAAGCAGCCGATTCTTCATGGGCTCTGTTCATTTGGCTTTGCCTGTAGGCATGTCTTGAAGCAGTATGCCAATAATGATGTGACCAAGTTTAAATCTATCAAG GTTCGTTTCTCTAAGCCCGTTCTCCCTGGTCAGACCATACAGACCGATATGTGGCAGGAAGGTAGCAGAATCCATTTCCAGAGTAAG GTCGCCGAGACTGGAGCTGTGTGTATATCCGGAGCTTACGTGGATCTACATGGTGGAGCTGAGCTGACAAATGCTGCAGGAAATCAG CCTCCCTCGCCCGGTCTGAAGTCCGAGATGGTTCTCTCTGCAGCCAATGAGATCGTCAGCAGCTCTCCTGACCTCGTTAAGAAGGTCAACGGTGTCATCCAGTTCAACATCACATCCAACGGAAAGGTGGCTGCCGTGTGGA ccTTTGATCTGAAGGGCACGGGTGGAGTCTACCAAGGAGAGCCAAAGTCTGGCAAGGCCAATGCTACCGTTACTGTTTCTGATGACGACTTTGTGGCCCTAGCTTCTGGAGCGCTTCAACCACAGACG GCGTTCTTCTCCGGCAAGATCAAGATTAAAGGTCAGATCATGCTTCTCCAAAAGCTTCTTCCGTTGTTCCAAAGCTTCGTGAAGGGCAAGCTGTAA